One Vigna unguiculata cultivar IT97K-499-35 chromosome 7, ASM411807v1, whole genome shotgun sequence genomic region harbors:
- the LOC114191501 gene encoding iron-sulfur protein NUBPL isoform X1 yields MRSLGSIRSYAKHLRLDGVKDTIAIASGKGGVGKSTTAVNLAVALARKCQLKVGLLDVDVYGPSIPTMMNINTKPEVTHDKKMIPIENYGVKCMSIGFLVDKDAPIVWRGPMVSNALEKMTRGVDWGKLDILVMDMPPGTGDVQIAMSQNLQLSGALIVSTPQDVALMDARRGVKMFNKVDVPILGIVENMSCFKCPHCGQPSYIFGKGGAHGTASEMGLEFLGEIPLEVDVREACDQGHPIVLAAPDSVVSKAYGEIAEKLAQKLKEQQFHPEIIL; encoded by the exons ATGAGG AGTCTGGGAAGTATTCGGAGCTATGCAAAGCATCTTCGCTTAGATGGGGTGAAGGATACTATAGCCATTGCATCTGGCAAAGGTGGTGTGGGAAAGTCAACTACTGCTG TTAATTTGGCAGTTGCACTTGCGAGAAAGTGTCAGCTCAAGGTTGGTTTGCTTGATGTCGATGTGTATGGACCCAGCATTCCCACAATGATGAACATCAATACAAAGCCTGAAGTCACTCATG ATAAGAAAATGATTCCAATTGAAAATTATGGGGTCAAATGTATGTCAATAGGGTTCCTTGTGGATAAGGATGCCCCGATTGTCTGGAGAGGTCCCATG GTGTCAAATGCCCTTGAGAAAATGACAAGGGGAGTTGACTGGGGTAAACTTGACATTCTAGTAATGGATATGCCTCCCGGCACTGGTGATGTCCAGATAGCTATGTCTCAAAATCTGCAATTATCAG GTGCACTCATTGTTTCAACTCCCCAAGATGTTGCATTAATGGATGCCAGGAGGGGCGTAAAAATGTTCAATAAAGTTGATGTTCCG ATTTTGGGTATTGTGGAAAACATGAGCTGCTTTAAGTGTCCACATTGTGGCCAACCTTCATACATATTTGGTAAAGGAGGGGCTCATGGGACAGCCTCCGAAATGGGATTAGAATTTTTAGGCGAG ATACCACTAGAAGTGGATGTCAGAGAAGCTTGTGATCAGGGGCACCCTATAGTGTTAGCTGCACCTGATTCAGTAGTTTCGAAAGCGTATGGCGAGATAGCTGAAAAACTTGCTCAGAAACTCAAGGAACAACAATTCCATCCAGAGATAATTCTGTGA
- the LOC114191501 gene encoding iron-sulfur protein NUBPL isoform X2, whose product MRSLGSIRSYAKHLRLDGVKDTIAIASGKGGVGKSTTAVALARKCQLKVGLLDVDVYGPSIPTMMNINTKPEVTHDKKMIPIENYGVKCMSIGFLVDKDAPIVWRGPMVSNALEKMTRGVDWGKLDILVMDMPPGTGDVQIAMSQNLQLSGALIVSTPQDVALMDARRGVKMFNKVDVPILGIVENMSCFKCPHCGQPSYIFGKGGAHGTASEMGLEFLGEIPLEVDVREACDQGHPIVLAAPDSVVSKAYGEIAEKLAQKLKEQQFHPEIIL is encoded by the exons ATGAGG AGTCTGGGAAGTATTCGGAGCTATGCAAAGCATCTTCGCTTAGATGGGGTGAAGGATACTATAGCCATTGCATCTGGCAAAGGTGGTGTGGGAAAGTCAACTACTGCTG TTGCACTTGCGAGAAAGTGTCAGCTCAAGGTTGGTTTGCTTGATGTCGATGTGTATGGACCCAGCATTCCCACAATGATGAACATCAATACAAAGCCTGAAGTCACTCATG ATAAGAAAATGATTCCAATTGAAAATTATGGGGTCAAATGTATGTCAATAGGGTTCCTTGTGGATAAGGATGCCCCGATTGTCTGGAGAGGTCCCATG GTGTCAAATGCCCTTGAGAAAATGACAAGGGGAGTTGACTGGGGTAAACTTGACATTCTAGTAATGGATATGCCTCCCGGCACTGGTGATGTCCAGATAGCTATGTCTCAAAATCTGCAATTATCAG GTGCACTCATTGTTTCAACTCCCCAAGATGTTGCATTAATGGATGCCAGGAGGGGCGTAAAAATGTTCAATAAAGTTGATGTTCCG ATTTTGGGTATTGTGGAAAACATGAGCTGCTTTAAGTGTCCACATTGTGGCCAACCTTCATACATATTTGGTAAAGGAGGGGCTCATGGGACAGCCTCCGAAATGGGATTAGAATTTTTAGGCGAG ATACCACTAGAAGTGGATGTCAGAGAAGCTTGTGATCAGGGGCACCCTATAGTGTTAGCTGCACCTGATTCAGTAGTTTCGAAAGCGTATGGCGAGATAGCTGAAAAACTTGCTCAGAAACTCAAGGAACAACAATTCCATCCAGAGATAATTCTGTGA